A window from Nitrospirota bacterium encodes these proteins:
- a CDS encoding caspase family protein, which yields MTRSSSRQPRCASRQLGSRVIALSVCVVCLVAPALAQKGKPEGLYYKSWAVVIGIENYLVAPKYPGAVEDAKAAAAALRELGFEEILEIYEKDATSRGLRHILTDYLPRKVGRMDRVVIFFAGHAGVTQDHTGKDLGYLVPWDAQPNNAAKAITFDLLKDFSRRVMSKHTLFLLDTGVRGWEITAPQQLSLEGRLAPEEDTEKRAVQVLTAGDKGEVPIRKDGQGAFMTALLAGLKGAADQNKNGWLMASELGAYVKQQIEQMTNGAQHPQFAQLDGDGDVILIEGKKAAFVLGPEPKTEAERAAAAKTQYEQAFLLLQQQKSAEEALDRLNKAIEYNPSFGDAYVLKSYVRLEILPNLDEALSTARLAVQYAPKNPDSYYTLGLIFQKRGQYAEAEEAMRQALAVNPDYVDVYYSLGTLYADDLKDRKKAREAFRRYLELGGTDSRAKFIVEQSETQPPEK from the coding sequence ATGACCCGGTCTTCATCTCGACAGCCCCGCTGCGCCTCCCGGCAACTCGGCTCGCGTGTCATCGCCCTCTCGGTCTGTGTGGTCTGCCTGGTCGCGCCGGCCCTGGCGCAGAAGGGCAAGCCGGAAGGTCTGTACTATAAATCGTGGGCGGTCGTCATCGGCATCGAGAACTATCTTGTGGCTCCGAAATATCCCGGAGCCGTTGAAGATGCGAAGGCCGCGGCCGCAGCGCTGCGCGAGCTCGGGTTCGAAGAAATTCTGGAGATTTACGAGAAGGACGCGACGTCGCGCGGCCTTCGCCACATTCTGACGGACTATCTGCCCAGAAAAGTCGGTCGGATGGACCGTGTCGTCATTTTTTTCGCCGGACACGCGGGGGTCACCCAGGACCACACCGGCAAGGATCTCGGCTATCTCGTTCCCTGGGACGCGCAGCCGAACAACGCCGCAAAAGCCATCACCTTCGATCTGCTGAAGGATTTCAGCCGGCGGGTCATGTCCAAGCATACGTTGTTCCTGCTCGATACGGGCGTGCGTGGCTGGGAAATCACCGCGCCGCAGCAACTGTCGCTCGAAGGCCGTCTGGCGCCGGAAGAAGACACCGAAAAGCGCGCCGTGCAGGTCTTGACCGCCGGCGACAAAGGCGAAGTGCCGATCCGAAAAGACGGCCAAGGCGCGTTCATGACGGCGTTGCTGGCCGGGCTGAAGGGCGCCGCCGACCAAAACAAGAACGGCTGGCTCATGGCGAGCGAACTGGGCGCGTACGTCAAACAACAGATCGAGCAAATGACCAACGGCGCTCAGCACCCGCAATTCGCGCAACTGGACGGCGACGGGGACGTGATCCTGATCGAGGGGAAAAAAGCGGCCTTCGTGCTGGGGCCGGAGCCGAAGACGGAAGCCGAACGGGCGGCGGCGGCGAAGACGCAGTACGAACAGGCTTTTCTGTTGCTCCAACAGCAGAAATCCGCCGAGGAAGCGTTGGATCGGTTGAACAAGGCGATCGAATACAATCCGTCCTTCGGGGATGCCTATGTGCTGAAGAGTTACGTTCGCTTGGAAATCCTGCCCAATCTGGACGAAGCGCTTTCGACCGCTCGTCTGGCGGTTCAGTACGCGCCGAAGAATCCGGATTCCTACTATACGCTCGGATTGATCTTCCAGAAGCGCGGCCAGTACGCGGAAGCCGAGGAGGCCATGCGGCAAGCCTTGGCCGTCAATCCGGATTACGTCGACGTCTACTATTCTCTCGGCACCCTCTACGCGGACGATTTGAAAGATCGGAAGAAAGCCAGAGAAGCCTTTCGCCGCTATCTCGAACTCGGGGGGACCGATTCACGAGCCAAATTCATCGTCGAGCAGAGCGAGACGCAGCCGCCCGAAAAGTAG
- the acs gene encoding acetate--CoA ligase, with translation MEEKIDTLLKVGRVFHPTAQTKARAYIQDYEAEYRKSVADPEGFWDRAAKELEWFTPWSRVLEWNYPWAKWFVGATCNISYNCLDRHVKTWRKNKVAVIWVGEDGRERVFTYGELSRQVNRCANALKALGLRRGDRVTIYLPKIPEQIMAMLACARIGVVHSVVYSGFSAPALASRIQDAEARVVITADVGYDRGKSVNLKGVVDQALATCPTVETVVVVRRETPGIALSAPKEIDWADWMQGEKAVCEAERLDAEAPLYILYTSGTTGKPKGVVHVHGGYMVGTYLTAKYVFDLKEEDVYFCVADPGWVTGHSYIVYGPLLNGATILTAEGKPDYPNPGRWWELIERYGVSIFYTTPTAIRLLMKYGEEWPKKYDLSSLRILGSVGEPINPEAWEWFHRVTGGDKPIMDTWWQTETGMILVTPLPCVPLKPGSATRPFLGVEADVVDREGRSLPANAGGFAVIKKPWPAMMRTIYKDPDRYKVYWNTIPNCYTAGDVCRKDEDGYFWFMGRADDVIKVAGNRIGTAEVESALVSHPAVAEAAVIGKPHKTAGESIKAFVILKQGRQESRDLIQSLKDHVLKELGKIAVPQEVEIVASLPKTRSGKIMRRVLKAKELGQDPGDISTIEE, from the coding sequence ATGGAAGAAAAAATCGATACCTTGCTGAAAGTAGGGCGCGTCTTTCATCCGACGGCGCAGACCAAAGCCCGCGCGTACATTCAAGATTACGAGGCGGAGTATAGAAAGTCCGTCGCCGATCCCGAGGGGTTCTGGGATCGGGCGGCGAAGGAACTGGAATGGTTCACCCCCTGGAGTCGGGTGTTGGAGTGGAACTATCCCTGGGCCAAATGGTTCGTCGGCGCGACCTGCAACATCTCCTACAACTGCCTGGACCGGCACGTGAAAACCTGGCGCAAGAACAAGGTGGCCGTCATCTGGGTGGGAGAAGACGGCCGGGAGCGGGTCTTCACCTACGGCGAACTGTCTCGCCAGGTGAACCGCTGCGCCAACGCTCTCAAGGCGCTGGGGCTCCGCAGGGGTGATCGGGTCACGATCTACCTCCCGAAGATTCCCGAACAGATCATGGCGATGCTGGCTTGTGCGCGCATCGGCGTCGTGCACAGCGTCGTGTACTCGGGATTCAGCGCGCCGGCGCTGGCCAGCCGGATTCAGGATGCGGAGGCCCGCGTCGTGATCACGGCGGACGTCGGGTACGATCGCGGGAAGAGCGTCAACCTCAAGGGCGTCGTGGATCAGGCCCTCGCGACCTGTCCCACGGTCGAAACGGTCGTCGTGGTCCGGCGCGAAACACCGGGCATCGCCCTGTCGGCGCCGAAGGAAATCGATTGGGCGGACTGGATGCAAGGCGAGAAGGCCGTGTGCGAGGCGGAGCGACTGGACGCCGAGGCGCCCCTCTACATTCTGTACACGTCCGGCACGACCGGGAAGCCGAAGGGGGTCGTCCATGTGCACGGCGGCTACATGGTCGGGACGTATCTGACCGCCAAATACGTGTTCGATCTCAAGGAGGAAGATGTGTATTTCTGCGTGGCCGATCCCGGATGGGTCACGGGCCACAGTTACATCGTCTACGGGCCCCTGCTGAACGGGGCGACCATCCTGACCGCCGAGGGCAAGCCCGACTATCCCAATCCCGGCCGTTGGTGGGAGTTGATTGAACGGTACGGCGTCTCGATCTTCTACACGACGCCGACGGCGATTCGCCTGCTGATGAAATACGGCGAGGAATGGCCGAAGAAATACGACCTCTCCTCCCTGCGCATCCTCGGCAGCGTCGGCGAGCCGATCAATCCGGAGGCGTGGGAATGGTTCCATCGGGTGACGGGCGGCGATAAACCGATCATGGACACCTGGTGGCAGACGGAAACCGGCATGATCCTCGTCACACCCCTCCCCTGCGTGCCGCTCAAGCCCGGATCTGCGACGCGGCCGTTCCTGGGCGTCGAGGCCGATGTGGTCGATCGCGAAGGCAGGAGCCTGCCGGCCAATGCGGGCGGCTTCGCGGTGATCAAGAAGCCCTGGCCGGCCATGATGCGCACCATTTATAAGGATCCGGACCGCTACAAGGTCTATTGGAACACGATTCCCAACTGCTACACGGCGGGCGATGTGTGTCGCAAAGACGAAGACGGTTACTTCTGGTTCATGGGCCGCGCCGATGACGTGATCAAGGTGGCGGGCAATCGGATCGGGACCGCGGAAGTCGAAAGCGCGCTCGTCAGCCATCCTGCCGTGGCCGAAGCGGCGGTGATCGGCAAACCGCACAAAACGGCGGGGGAGTCGATCAAAGCATTCGTGATCCTCAAGCAGGGCCGGCAGGAGAGCCGCGACTTGATCCAGTCGCTGAAGGATCACGTGCTGAAAGAATTGGGCAAGATCGCCGTCCCGCAGGAAGTCGAGATCGTCGCGTCGCTGCCGAAGACCAGGTCCGGCAAGATCATGCGGCGAGTCCTCAAAGCCAAGGAACTCGGACAGGACCCGGGCGATATTTCGACGATCGAGGAGTGA
- a CDS encoding riboflavin synthase has translation MFTGIVEEMGVVTNLVKGITGTRLNILASTVLADLSIGASISVNGACLTVTSKAEREFSVDVSPETLSVTTLGSLAAGSPVNLERAMKLNERIGGHLVSGHVDGIGLIRTRRQDGNAVVLVIEAPKEVLRYCVPKGSITVDGISLTINDVTDRSLTVSVIPHTAKVTTLGIKQEGEHVNLESDLIGKYVERLLQERGHLPAKPAPVIDKDYLQKRGLI, from the coding sequence ATGTTCACCGGTATTGTCGAGGAAATGGGCGTGGTGACCAACCTGGTCAAAGGGATCACCGGCACGCGTTTGAACATTTTGGCGTCGACCGTCCTGGCCGATCTGTCGATCGGCGCAAGCATCAGCGTGAACGGCGCCTGCCTGACCGTGACGTCGAAGGCCGAGCGGGAATTTTCCGTGGACGTGTCTCCGGAAACGCTCTCGGTCACCACGCTGGGCAGCCTGGCGGCCGGCTCGCCGGTGAACCTCGAACGGGCGATGAAGCTGAACGAACGGATCGGCGGCCACCTCGTCTCGGGACACGTGGACGGGATCGGCCTGATCAGGACCAGGCGCCAGGACGGGAATGCCGTCGTCTTGGTCATCGAGGCGCCGAAAGAGGTGCTGCGGTATTGCGTGCCGAAGGGCTCGATCACGGTGGACGGCATCAGCCTGACGATCAACGACGTCACCGACCGGTCGTTGACCGTGTCCGTCATCCCGCACACGGCCAAGGTCACCACGCTCGGCATCAAACAGGAAGGAGAACACGTGAATCTGGAATCAGACCTGATCGGGAAGTACGTCGAGCGGCTGCTTCAAGAGCGAGGCCATCTTCCTGCCAAGCCCGCCCCGGTGATCGACAAGGACTACCTGCAGAAGCGTGGACTGATCTGA
- a CDS encoding MFS transporter: MTSSRSFILLCGTGLLCFMSYNLVRMPVLALFAESLGAGPERIGLIVSVSTLTGVFLKLPSGALSDIYGRRLLLRVGVLAFGLPPFVYPFVSDLNALTGLRFVHGLATALFAPSALATVADLFRERRGAALGTYTACTQAGALLGPMIGGWLVYATGFSATFVTAGVFGCIGLLVFYSLRLNPPPPSSRDKGRRPVLAEMWTGFSVVARNTRVLVTSLTDAAKMVANGALMAFLPIYGVAVGLNPGEVGMLFGVQGITSFLSKPIMGRVSDRVGRQPLILLGLLICATTFALIPHIVNWPILLMLSAWFGFGEAVVSSSSSALVADSSELKTLGAGMGMQGTIMDVGHASGPLLAGFLIANLSYQGAFTIIAGLQLAAAAVFWVTIRK; encoded by the coding sequence ATGACGAGTTCGCGCAGCTTCATTCTGCTCTGCGGGACCGGTCTCTTGTGCTTCATGAGCTACAACCTCGTGCGGATGCCGGTTCTCGCGCTGTTCGCCGAATCGCTCGGAGCCGGTCCCGAACGCATCGGCCTCATCGTCTCCGTCTCGACCTTGACCGGCGTTTTCCTCAAGCTGCCGTCCGGCGCCCTCTCCGACATTTATGGCCGGCGGCTGCTGCTGCGGGTCGGCGTCCTGGCCTTCGGCTTGCCGCCGTTCGTCTATCCGTTTGTGTCCGACCTGAACGCACTGACCGGCTTGCGGTTCGTGCACGGGCTGGCGACGGCGCTTTTCGCGCCCAGCGCGCTGGCCACTGTGGCGGATTTGTTCCGAGAGCGGCGCGGCGCCGCGTTGGGTACCTATACCGCCTGCACGCAAGCCGGCGCGTTGCTGGGGCCGATGATCGGTGGTTGGCTGGTCTATGCGACCGGCTTCTCCGCGACCTTCGTGACCGCCGGTGTCTTCGGCTGCATCGGCCTGCTCGTCTTTTACAGCCTCAGGCTGAATCCGCCTCCGCCGAGCTCGCGCGACAAGGGCCGCCGGCCCGTGCTGGCCGAGATGTGGACAGGCTTCTCGGTCGTCGCCCGTAATACGCGGGTGCTGGTGACGAGCTTGACGGACGCGGCCAAGATGGTCGCCAACGGAGCCTTGATGGCGTTTCTCCCGATCTACGGCGTGGCGGTCGGATTGAACCCGGGGGAGGTGGGGATGCTGTTCGGCGTGCAAGGGATCACCTCGTTCTTGTCCAAACCGATCATGGGACGGGTGTCGGACCGGGTCGGCCGGCAACCGCTGATTCTCCTCGGCCTCCTCATCTGCGCGACGACGTTCGCGCTGATTCCTCACATCGTCAACTGGCCGATTCTGCTGATGTTGTCGGCCTGGTTCGGCTTCGGCGAAGCCGTCGTCTCGTCATCCTCATCGGCACTGGTGGCGGACAGCTCCGAACTGAAAACCCTGGGCGCAGGCATGGGCATGCAGGGGACGATCATGGACGTCGGTCACGCCAGCGGCCCATTGCTAGCCGGATTTCTGATCGCCAATCTGAGCTACCAGGGCGCGTTCACGATCATCGCCGGCCTGCAGCTCGCCGCAGCGGCGGTGTTCTGGGTCACGATAAGGAAATAA
- a CDS encoding prolyl oligopeptidase family serine peptidase: MSLLSAFGSFVHAADGSFTPPPDLASLVQDYMTVGDADQADRLLGSILRHPGATVPTVRQVLQAGRPYTRAPVGMQPNEPLGVRGETYRFGLYVPPSYEPTKDYALVVCLHGAGFTGDQYLERWRVRLGDDYILACPTIPRGAWWTRTAEDLVLATIAAVQSRYRIDPDRIFLTGMSNGGIGAWIIGAHHAARFAGLAPMAGGLDDVLFPFLSNLRWTPVYVIHGLKDQVMPVDLSRSITKELARLGYTFVYREHDRTHPVAGGHYFPREELPDLVAWFGTQRRIPLPTRVTVVRDASHLLPFGWVRIDATDRIAAFSENLLDDRDDAIRQRLYARLEAEIVGPNRIEVRSERVRQYTLFLNERLVDLSRPVTVVTNGRTSYEGPVSPNVETLLRQARLRQDPGQLFSTQVTVAVERAP, translated from the coding sequence ATGAGCCTCCTGTCGGCGTTCGGATCGTTCGTCCACGCCGCCGACGGTTCCTTCACGCCGCCGCCCGATCTCGCTTCCCTGGTTCAGGACTACATGACCGTCGGCGATGCCGACCAGGCCGACCGGTTGCTGGGCTCGATCCTCCGACACCCCGGCGCCACGGTGCCGACCGTCCGACAGGTGCTGCAAGCCGGGCGTCCGTATACCCGGGCTCCAGTCGGGATGCAGCCGAACGAACCCCTTGGCGTCCGGGGCGAGACCTATCGATTCGGCTTGTACGTTCCTCCCTCGTACGAACCGACGAAGGACTACGCGCTCGTCGTATGTCTCCACGGCGCCGGCTTCACGGGCGATCAATACCTGGAGCGTTGGCGCGTCCGTCTGGGCGACGACTACATCCTGGCTTGTCCGACCATCCCGCGAGGGGCCTGGTGGACGAGGACCGCGGAGGACCTCGTCCTGGCGACCATCGCTGCCGTCCAGTCCCGTTACCGCATCGACCCCGACCGGATCTTTCTCACCGGCATGTCCAACGGCGGGATCGGCGCCTGGATCATCGGCGCCCACCACGCCGCACGGTTCGCGGGTCTGGCGCCGATGGCGGGAGGTCTGGACGACGTCCTGTTCCCGTTCCTGAGCAATCTTCGTTGGACGCCGGTATACGTCATTCACGGATTGAAGGACCAGGTCATGCCCGTGGATCTCAGCCGGTCGATCACCAAGGAGCTGGCCAGACTCGGCTATACCTTCGTCTATCGGGAGCATGACCGGACGCATCCCGTAGCCGGCGGCCACTACTTCCCGCGGGAGGAGCTCCCCGATCTTGTGGCCTGGTTCGGCACGCAACGGCGCATTCCGCTGCCCACACGGGTGACCGTTGTGCGCGACGCGTCGCATTTGCTGCCGTTCGGCTGGGTGCGGATCGACGCCACTGATCGCATCGCGGCGTTCAGCGAGAACCTGCTTGATGACCGCGACGACGCGATCCGACAGCGTCTCTACGCCAGGCTGGAGGCGGAGATCGTCGGACCCAACCGCATCGAGGTCCGCAGCGAGCGGGTGCGGCAATACACCTTATTTCTGAACGAGCGGTTGGTGGATCTCTCCCGGCCGGTCACGGTGGTCACGAACGGCCGGACGTCTTACGAGGGCCCGGTCTCGCCCAACGTGGAGACCCTGCTGCGACAAGCACGCCTTCGGCAAGATCCCGGGCAACTGTTTTCAACGCAGGTGACCGTCGCCGTCGAGCGCGCGCCGTGA
- the ribD gene encoding bifunctional diaminohydroxyphosphoribosylaminopyrimidine deaminase/5-amino-6-(5-phosphoribosylamino)uracil reductase RibD has product MKRQALDLRYMTLALRLASRGRGRTSPNPMVGAVVVSKGRIVGQAYHRKAGGPHAEVLALRQAGRRAREGTLYVTLEPCSHTDKRTPPCVPLVIASQVRRVVVAMTDPNPLVKGRGIRRLRQAGIRVDVGCCREQAETLNEVYRHWIDTGRPFVILKAGMTLDGKIATASGEAKWITGDAARRHVHRLRSLVDAIMVGIGTILRDDPELTARINGRSDRLAARQPLRVVVDSRLRLPLHARVTSVRGGATLVATTRRASRAKRKQLEARGIDVLTFPGRGGRVPLPALLSALAKRQITSLLLEGGSELNASALRAGLVDRVMLYVAPRLLGGRNAIGLIGGLSPARLGEAVALERLSIRKIGDDMLVQGDVRNM; this is encoded by the coding sequence GTGAAACGGCAGGCGCTCGATCTCCGCTACATGACCCTGGCCCTTCGGTTGGCTTCGAGAGGGCGGGGACGGACCAGTCCCAATCCGATGGTCGGGGCGGTGGTGGTCTCCAAGGGACGCATCGTCGGTCAAGCGTATCACCGGAAAGCCGGCGGCCCGCACGCCGAAGTTCTCGCCCTCCGGCAAGCCGGCCGGCGCGCGCGCGAAGGCACCCTCTACGTCACGCTGGAACCCTGCAGCCACACCGACAAGCGCACTCCGCCCTGCGTTCCGCTGGTCATCGCCTCCCAGGTCCGGCGTGTTGTGGTCGCGATGACCGATCCCAATCCGCTCGTGAAGGGAAGAGGCATCCGCCGGCTCCGACAAGCCGGGATCCGGGTAGACGTCGGCTGCTGTCGCGAGCAGGCCGAAACGTTGAACGAGGTCTATCGTCATTGGATCGACACAGGCCGCCCGTTCGTCATCCTGAAGGCCGGCATGACGCTCGACGGCAAGATCGCCACCGCCTCCGGCGAGGCGAAATGGATCACGGGGGACGCGGCGCGCCGCCACGTGCACCGGCTGAGAAGTCTGGTCGATGCGATCATGGTCGGAATCGGGACGATCTTGCGCGACGATCCGGAGTTGACCGCTCGAATCAACGGGCGCTCGGATCGCTTGGCCGCTCGTCAGCCGTTACGGGTCGTCGTGGACAGCCGACTCCGCCTTCCCTTACACGCGCGCGTGACCTCGGTCCGGGGCGGTGCCACGCTTGTCGCGACGACGAGGCGGGCGTCGCGCGCGAAGCGGAAACAACTTGAGGCGCGGGGCATCGACGTCCTGACCTTCCCCGGCCGCGGCGGACGAGTTCCTTTGCCGGCGCTGCTGTCCGCTCTTGCGAAACGACAGATCACGAGCCTGTTGTTGGAAGGCGGCAGCGAGTTGAACGCCTCGGCGCTGCGGGCTGGTCTGGTCGATCGTGTGATGCTGTACGTGGCTCCCCGCCTGCTGGGAGGCCGAAACGCGATCGGCCTGATCGGCGGGCTTTCGCCGGCGCGTCTGGGAGAGGCCGTGGCCCTGGAACGACTTAGCATCCGGAAGATCGGGGATGATATGCTGGTTCAGGGCGACGTTCGAAACATGTGA
- the ppdK gene encoding pyruvate, phosphate dikinase — protein sequence MGKKKYVYYFGDGKAEGAGDMKELLGGKGAGLAEMTNLGISVPPGFTITTEACVEYYKRGKTYPPGMWDEALAALKKVERSMGAKFGDPADPLLVSVRSGARASMPGMMDTVLNVGLTERTVEGLAARTRNDRFAQDSYRRFVAMFGSIVMGVGREHFEVILKHKKAELGVTQDTHLDAKALKELVASFKALIREHTKRDFPDDPFEQLKMAIDAVFSSWYGARAVTYRRLYNIPDTWGTAVNVVAMVFGNMGETSGTGVAFTRDPATGERTFFGECLMNAQGEDVVAGIRTPLPVSELARLLPNAYKELEATYKKLERHYRDMLDLEFTIQEGKLYMLQTRVGKRTGIAAVRIAADMVKEGLISKKEAVLRVAPDQLAQYLYPIFDPKEESKCTALGKGLPAGPGAAAGKIALTPDRAVDMKAGGDRVILVRQETSPDDIHGMNAALGFLTARGGMTSHAAVVARQMGKVCVAGCDAVEVEDGQTVRIGAKVFREGDYISINGSTGNVYDGDIPVVESEIIQVLQGKLDPAKSEKYQCFATVLKWADEVRRLRVRANADVPEQAQIARGFGAEGIGLCRTEHMFFAEDRVPIMQRMILARSREERERYLEQLLPLQKQDFIGLYREMKGYPVTIRLLDPPLHEFLPHREELMVEIARLELTGGDPGVIDEKRRLLARVEELHEFNPMLGLRGCRLGITMPEITRMQVRAIMEAACEVAREGKKIVPEIMIPLVGMVSEMKAQKDLIREVAQETMKRYNTKLSYLVGTMIELPRAAVTADRIAEEAEFFSFGTNDLTQTTFGFSRDDAAKFVDFYKTANILDVDPFAVLDREGVGALMKLAITAGRKTRSDIKLGICGEHGGDPSSVEFCHQIGLDYVSCSPYRVPIARLAAAHAALNEVTAPKTATTPAKRAARTASRSHRRSGTARAKR from the coding sequence GTGGGCAAGAAGAAATATGTCTATTATTTCGGAGACGGCAAGGCGGAAGGCGCCGGCGACATGAAGGAATTGCTCGGCGGAAAGGGCGCCGGCCTGGCCGAAATGACCAACCTCGGCATCTCGGTTCCGCCCGGCTTCACGATCACCACCGAGGCCTGCGTCGAATATTACAAGCGCGGCAAGACCTATCCGCCGGGCATGTGGGACGAAGCCCTCGCGGCCCTGAAAAAAGTCGAGCGCTCCATGGGCGCGAAGTTCGGCGATCCCGCCGATCCGCTGCTCGTCTCCGTGCGTTCCGGCGCGCGCGCGTCGATGCCGGGCATGATGGACACCGTGCTCAACGTGGGTCTGACGGAACGGACGGTCGAGGGCCTGGCCGCCAGGACCCGTAACGACCGCTTCGCCCAGGACAGCTACCGCCGGTTCGTCGCCATGTTCGGCAGCATCGTCATGGGCGTCGGACGGGAACACTTCGAAGTGATCCTCAAGCATAAGAAAGCCGAACTCGGCGTCACGCAGGATACCCATCTCGACGCCAAGGCGCTGAAAGAACTGGTCGCCAGCTTCAAGGCCTTGATCAGGGAGCACACGAAGCGGGACTTTCCCGATGATCCCTTCGAACAATTGAAGATGGCGATCGACGCGGTCTTTTCCTCGTGGTACGGCGCCCGCGCGGTGACGTACCGCCGGCTGTACAACATTCCGGACACATGGGGCACCGCGGTCAACGTCGTCGCCATGGTGTTCGGCAATATGGGGGAGACGAGCGGCACCGGCGTCGCGTTCACCCGCGATCCGGCGACCGGCGAGAGAACGTTCTTCGGCGAATGCCTGATGAACGCGCAAGGGGAGGACGTCGTCGCCGGCATCCGGACGCCGTTGCCGGTCAGCGAACTCGCCAGGCTCCTGCCGAACGCTTACAAAGAGCTCGAAGCCACCTACAAGAAGCTCGAGCGCCATTACCGCGACATGCTTGACCTGGAATTCACCATCCAGGAGGGCAAGCTGTACATGCTCCAGACCCGGGTCGGAAAACGGACCGGCATCGCCGCGGTGCGGATCGCCGCGGACATGGTCAAGGAAGGCCTGATCTCCAAGAAGGAAGCCGTCCTCCGCGTCGCGCCCGATCAATTGGCCCAATACCTCTATCCGATCTTCGACCCCAAGGAAGAGTCGAAATGCACCGCGTTGGGGAAGGGTCTTCCTGCCGGCCCCGGCGCGGCCGCGGGCAAGATCGCGCTGACCCCTGACCGCGCGGTTGACATGAAGGCCGGCGGCGATCGGGTGATCCTCGTCCGACAGGAGACCAGCCCGGACGACATCCATGGCATGAACGCGGCGTTGGGATTCCTGACGGCGCGGGGAGGCATGACGAGTCACGCCGCCGTCGTCGCCCGGCAGATGGGCAAGGTTTGCGTGGCCGGCTGCGACGCGGTGGAGGTCGAGGACGGTCAGACGGTTCGGATCGGCGCCAAGGTCTTCCGGGAGGGCGACTACATCTCGATCAACGGCTCCACCGGCAACGTCTATGACGGCGACATCCCCGTCGTGGAATCCGAGATTATTCAGGTCCTGCAAGGCAAACTCGATCCGGCCAAGTCCGAGAAGTACCAATGTTTCGCCACCGTGCTGAAGTGGGCGGACGAGGTGCGGCGCCTCCGCGTGAGAGCCAACGCCGACGTGCCGGAGCAGGCGCAGATCGCCCGCGGGTTCGGCGCCGAAGGCATCGGTCTCTGCCGCACCGAGCATATGTTTTTCGCCGAGGATCGGGTGCCGATCATGCAACGGATGATCCTGGCCCGGTCGCGTGAAGAACGGGAACGCTACCTGGAGCAACTGCTGCCGTTGCAGAAGCAGGACTTCATCGGCCTGTATCGGGAGATGAAGGGGTATCCGGTCACGATCCGGCTCCTCGATCCTCCCTTGCATGAATTCCTTCCGCACCGGGAGGAACTGATGGTGGAGATCGCCCGACTGGAGCTCACGGGCGGAGATCCCGGTGTGATCGACGAGAAGCGGCGCTTGCTCGCCCGCGTCGAAGAGCTGCATGAGTTCAATCCGATGTTGGGCTTGCGCGGGTGCCGGCTGGGCATCACCATGCCGGAGATCACGCGCATGCAGGTCCGGGCGATCATGGAGGCGGCGTGCGAAGTGGCCCGCGAGGGCAAGAAAATCGTCCCCGAAATCATGATCCCGCTGGTCGGCATGGTCTCCGAAATGAAAGCACAAAAGGATCTGATCCGCGAGGTCGCGCAGGAGACGATGAAGCGGTATAACACGAAGCTCTCCTATCTGGTCGGCACGATGATCGAGCTGCCCCGCGCGGCCGTGACCGCCGACCGGATCGCGGAGGAAGCGGAGTTTTTCTCCTTCGGCACCAACGACCTGACCCAGACCACTTTCGGTTTTTCCCGCGACGACGCCGCCAAGTTCGTAGACTTTTACAAGACCGCGAACATCCTCGACGTCGATCCCTTCGCCGTGCTGGACCGGGAGGGCGTCGGGGCGCTGATGAAACTCGCGATCACCGCCGGGCGGAAAACCCGCTCCGACATCAAGCTGGGCATCTGCGGCGAGCACGGCGGCGATCCCAGCTCGGTGGAGTTTTGCCATCAGATCGGCCTCGATTACGTGAGTTGCTCCCCTTACCGAGTCCCGATCGCGCGCCTGGCCGCCGCGCACGCCGCCCTCAACGAAGTCACCGCCCCAAAGACGGCGACGACGCCGGCGAAACGGGCGGCCCGAACGGCATCGCGGTCGCACCGCCGTTCAGGAACGGCCCGCGCCAAGCGGTGA